In a genomic window of Chlamydia sp.:
- a CDS encoding phospholipase D-like domain-containing protein codes for MICETIKRAHSSVYVKIFILNNPKILETLREKVLENVYVSILCQKLLETFNFPKCSNLSLTKFVSRSGVKAHKKLLLTDRRYCLFSTANFSDTNQKDVNLTVCATSSQLHYALNLSRPTVCPIGGSIVRYYPIGRTHCDGSNIICNILTRACKSIQLGMHILSHPEVIKLLLKLKHSGIRVTVILDPKALQQPELPESQRRLMQKLDMQIWNGEGMLHCKFCLIDKKIAIVSSANWTILGLTKNQEDLLVLEDLNKEHKEQLLTFWNNIQSNTIPLSRYEANNSNLVLTEKSSDCEASTSEETSSSISKRK; via the coding sequence TTGATTTGTGAAACTATAAAGCGGGCTCACTCATCTGTGTATGTCAAAATATTTATCTTAAATAATCCTAAAATCCTAGAAACTTTAAGAGAAAAAGTTCTTGAAAATGTTTATGTAAGCATTTTATGCCAGAAGCTACTAGAGACATTTAATTTTCCAAAATGCTCCAATCTCTCACTAACTAAATTCGTCTCTAGATCTGGAGTAAAAGCACATAAAAAACTCCTCCTCACAGATAGAAGATATTGTCTTTTCAGTACAGCAAACTTTTCTGATACTAATCAGAAAGATGTTAATCTCACTGTATGCGCAACCTCCTCACAGTTGCATTATGCTTTAAATCTTTCTCGACCTACAGTATGTCCAATTGGAGGATCAATAGTACGGTATTACCCTATAGGTCGTACTCATTGCGACGGCAGCAACATTATATGCAATATCTTGACTCGAGCTTGTAAAAGTATACAACTTGGTATGCATATTCTCTCTCATCCAGAGGTCATCAAATTATTACTCAAACTGAAGCATAGTGGTATTCGCGTAACCGTCATTCTTGATCCGAAAGCATTACAACAACCAGAACTCCCAGAATCTCAACGCCGACTAATGCAAAAACTCGATATGCAGATATGGAATGGAGAGGGTATGCTTCATTGTAAATTCTGTTTAATTGATAAAAAAATAGCCATCGTTAGTTCTGCAAATTGGACAATTTTAGGATTAACAAAAAATCAAGAAGACTTACTTGTACTAGAAGATTTGAACAAAGAGCATAAAGAACAACTTCTAACATTCTGGAACAATATCCAATCAAATACTATCCCTCTTTCTAGGTATGAAGCTAATAACAGCAATTTAGTACTTACAGAAAAATCATCTGATTGTGAAGCAAGTACATCCGAAGAAACCTCTTCCTCCATTTCTAAAAGGAAGTAA